The Fundulus heteroclitus isolate FHET01 unplaced genomic scaffold, MU-UCD_Fhet_4.1 scaffold_44, whole genome shotgun sequence genome includes a region encoding these proteins:
- the LOC118560515 gene encoding olfactory receptor 486-like: MNISQVSHFTLSAYFDIGLFKYLVFLFLMCVYIVIISSNVLLIVVVCVNRSLHEPMYMFLCSLFVNELYGSSGLFPFLLVQILSDVHTVSVPLCFLQIFCLYMYGNVEFYNLAAMSYDRYLAICHPLHYNTQMQMNTVIRLVVLSWFLPLLNMIVVISLNASSRLCGNIIDRVVCANYYVVKLSCSNVTASNIYGLVYTFSVLVILAALILYTYVKILQVCFSGSKETRQKAISTCTPHLVSLLNFSFGSFFSVLQSRFDMSRVPNILRIILSIYFVVCQPLLNPLLYGLKLNKIQIICRSLFFNKK; this comes from the coding sequence ATGAACATTTCTCAGGTGTCACATTTCACCCTAAGTGCCTACTTTGATATTGGCCTGTTTAAGTACTTGGTTTTCCTTTTCCTCATGTGTGTTTATATCGTCATCATATCTTCTAATGTCCTGCTGATCGTGGTGGTCTGTGTGAACAGGAGCTTACATGAACCTATGTACATGTTTCTGTGCAGCCTGTTTGTGAATGAACTGTACGGCAGCTCAGGCTTGTTCCccttcctgctggtccagatCCTCTCTGATGTTCACACGGTTTCtgttcctctctgcttcctgcAGATCTTCTGCCTCTATATGTATGGAAATGTGGAGTTTTATAACTTGGCTGCCATGTCTTATGACAGATATCTGGCCATCTGTCATCCTCTGCATTACAACACACAGATGCAGATGAACACAGTTATCAGGCTGGTTGTGTTATCATGGTTTCTTCCTCTGCTGAACATGATTGTGGTGATTTCCCTGAATGCATCCTCTAGGTTGTGTGGGAACATCATCGACAGAGTTGTCTGCGCCAACTATTATGTTGTGAAGTTGTCCTGCAGCAATGTAACAGCCAGCAACATCTATGGACTGGTCTACACTTTCTCTGTGCTTGTCATCCTCGCTGCACTCATCCTCTACACATATGTGAAAATACTGCAGGTGTGTTTTTCTGGATCCAAGGAGACCCGGCAGAAAGCCATCAGCACCTGCACACCCCACCTGGTCTCCCTGCTGAACTTCTCTTTTGgctctttcttttctgttttacagAGCAGGTTCGACATGAGCAGAGTTCCCAACATCCTTCGTATTATTTTATCCATATACTTTGTTGTCTGTCAGCCACTTTTGAACCCTCTGTTGTATGGACTCAAGCTGAACAAGATCCAAATCATATGCAGAAgtcttttctttaataaaaaatga